The sequence CTCTGAATGCCAAGGGCAAGCTTGGTTTCGTTGATGGCTCCCTTCCTCCTCCAACAGATCCATTGCAGTTTCAATGCTGGAAGAGATGTGATGATCTCGTGGGCAGTTGGCTTCTAAACTCTTGTCAACCAGATATCAGGGCTAGCTGCCTGTATGCTGCCAACTCTCATGCTATCTGGAAAGATCTGCAAATCAGGTTTTGTGTCTCCAATGCCCCTATTCTGTTTCgtttaaaatcttcaattgcttCAATCAAACAGGAATCAATGCATGTGTCTCTTTACTATACCAAAATCAAAACTCTTTGGGATCAATAAGACTCCCTGGTTGCTTCTACGGAAGCCTGTATCTGTGGTGCTGGCAAGCACATGCTTGAAAGACTCGAAAGAGAACATGCCATGGAGTTTTGCAGGGATTACACGACAGGTTTTCCAACCTTCGTAGTCAGATACTCACTATGGATCCCTTCCCAAGTGCACTTCGTATCTTCAATCTTGTTCAGCATGAGGAGGAACAACAGCATATCACTCATACTCCTCTGCCAACTGTTGATGCTGCTGCTCTTGCTTCGGCTCAAAATTTTCAGTCCAGCTCTCGTCCGCCATCCAATCGGAACAAGCGACAGCGTCCCTTTTGCCACTATTGCAACAGGCTAGGCCATGTTCGTGACAAGTGCTACAGGCTCCATGGTTTTCCCCCTGCCAACAGTTCTCCACAGCAGCCTTTGGCTAATGCAAGTCTGCACatgactgctgctgctgcagctctgtCACCTGACACATCTGCTGCACCACACGCTCTTCCCTCCCTGTCTGCTGATCAGTATTCTCGCCTTTTGGCCTTGATCAACCCTGCACCAGACTCTGCACAACCTGATGCCCGTGCCAATTTTGCAGGTAACATTCTATCCACCTCCATTGTTGACCCATGGTTTGTAGACAGTGGTACAACACAGCACATCTGCAACTCACTGCATTACTTTACTTCTTATATACCTGTTCAATCTTCCATTCTCATGCAACTCCCGGATGGCTCGTTCTCCATGGTTAAGCATATTGGCGAGGTTGTTTTTTCGACTACACTAAAACTGTCGAATGTACATCACATTCCTAATTTCAAGTTCAATCTCATCTTTGTGAGTCAATTAACTCGCCAAACTAATTGCATTGCTTATTTCTTCGAACATGTTTGTTTCTTTCAGGACCGTGTAACGAAAGCAGTGATTGGTCAGGCTGATTTTATCTCTGGCTTGTATCATCTCCAAGCCCATCCGCACAAGTCATTTAATAGAGTCTTATGTAATAAAACAACTGCCGATGTTTGGCACTGCAGACTAGGTCATCCTAGTTTTGATCATTTTAAATTT comes from Papaver somniferum cultivar HN1 chromosome 7, ASM357369v1, whole genome shotgun sequence and encodes:
- the LOC113296463 gene encoding uncharacterized protein LOC113296463; translated protein: MSGSAPSSPNSPVHDNMSSQNTESLLNSSALPRILDPYIIHPSDNPATVISSPLLQGDNYGSWVRGITKSLNAKGKLGFVDGSLPPPTDPLQFQCWKRCDDLVGSWLLNSCQPDIRASCLYAANSHAIWKDLQIRFCVSNAPILFRLKSSIASIKQESMHVSLYYTKIKTLWDQ